Sequence from the Phaeodactylum tricornutum CCAP 1055/1 chromosome 4, whole genome shotgun sequence genome:
CGGTCAGGGATGAAACGGTCGTTTTGTCCTCACTGCCAGTTGTGGCGTTCGGTGTAAAGAGGGCGAAGGAACTTCTGTGGTTTGGTCTCCGTGCAGCTGTGGTGTATGGGTGCCTGCAGCAGTTGCAAACAGCCGTGCAGACCGAATCGGGTTCTGATTTGCGTTCGGGTAGAAGAAAAAATACGGCGATCAGATGGCTCACATTCGTTAGGGAACTTTCGGGGTGTGTCTTTTTCCAGGCCAAAAGGTGTTCTTTCCGTTTGGATCTTGCGCACATTGCGGCGAGGCGAACGCGTCGATGCCGCGCGCGCGAGATCTTTGGATGCTCTGTCGTGATACGATTGGTCGAGAGTAGGTCTCCGGTAAGATGACTGGCGGATGCAGCTGCTCCGATATCTTGTCGTCACTACGACATGTCTCGTTTCCGAAATTTACCACCGTGGAATGACAGACGAGGGATCTGTTGAACATTTAAGTTCGTCGCTCGTACTTTGAATTGACTGTCTGTTCTTCCTCCGCTTCGAGTGCTGGTTGAGGGTGTATCTTTCCTTCTCCCGTAGTCTCAGTACGATGCCTGTACGCGACAGGTTGAAGATCCAAGAGACCGGCATCACAGGCCTCGGGAGCCCCACCCGGTCCTGTCCGACCGCGGCAATCAACGGAACCGCGGAGCGGACGAGATACCCACATCGTCACACTCACGCCTTCCAAACGAGCTCTCGAGTAATCAAACCATCCACTGTCAATCATGAAGCTTGCTGTCTTTGCCGTCCTTATCTCGTAAGTAGAAGCATGCGTGAGTGAGGAGCTTAGTGCTTTGCTAGGAAAACGACTGGAGTCGGGTAGAGTCGTGGAAACGGACGAATGGTGGGGGAAATACGTATGATGACAGTTAGTCGCTAGTCCGTGAGTACTTCGGACGCTCTTTCAAGCTCGAGAACGAAACAACAGTCACAGTTTTACGGTGACTAAATTTCCCATTGCTGCTCGCGGGTTCAAATGATGTCTTTTAAGAATCAATGGATCTGCCGTGCCATTCGTGTTGCATTCCCATGGCCCGAGTCTCGTTGCCGGAACTCTACCCTGCCCTAGAGACGTTGCGCGACGGCCCGATTTTCCAGAGCGCATGTAGAGACATATGTAGCTAGATACACAAGAGAATGAAATACTCATACACTTTCCTTTTGCTACTCGTTTATTGTTGCAGTACCGTTGCTTCTTTTGTCGCACCCAATGGTGTGCAGCGTGCCGCCACTACGGAATTGAATGCGGAACGTCGTGAATTCCTGTCGGCCGCGGCGGTAGCCGCTGGGCTTGCCTTTCCCCTTACAGCCAACGCTATTCGTGATTACGAGAACGTTGGCTACTTGGGTGGCAGTGAAATCGTCGACGTCAACAACGCCAACGTTCGTGTCTACCTCAAGATGCCCGGTCTTTACCCGACCTTGGCTGGAAAAATTGCGTCCAATGGACCTTACAATGCGGTCGGCGACCTTTACAATATCCCGGGATTGTctggaaaggaaaaggaattgcTCAAAAAATACGAAAGCCGCTTCACTGCCCAAAAGCCCCAGGCTGATTACGTCATTGATCGCTTCAACAACGGCCTCTACCGCTAAACTGGGTGCGGTAGACCGCAAATCGCCTGTCTCGCAAGCAGGGTCCTCATTCTCTATACTTCCTCTAGTAATGTTTAGGGACTAGTTGGCGTACGCAGTAACCTTACGTAAAACATAAATTCTGCTCTCTCGATAATTTTTTCTCGCTTTCAACTTGATCCCTTTTTCCTCGTGAAAAAACTGGGTGGAGGCCTCGAATGAATTGAGACGTGCGCACCGACCCAAAATCAAGAGTGGCACATCATTTACATTTAGCCAAACAGGAGCGAAATTTCAAGGCCATGAACTTGTCAAAGTGTCGGATGCCTCCACAGCAAAACTTTtcctgacagtgacagtgaattgaGACTGCATGCAAGTAGATCAATTGACATTGTGATCATAATCTGACATGAATTAAAACCAAGTTTTGATCGCCGTTAATTACAGTTAATATTTTCTTCGTTACAGTTAATTACAAAGTTAGCTCGAAACACAAAAAGAAGAGTCGCAAATTCATTTGTCGTGAGAGGCCCTGGCGAAATCTGTTTTCTGGGTTTTCATTGTTGTTTGATTCACTGCGACTTCGAGACTTTGCAGTGTACTTTGTCCATGAGCTATTTCACTTTGAGCAATACACGGATTTCTCATTAGATTTTGACTTCTCTTGGAAAAAAAATGGAAGATTGCATTCCAAAACCAGCCTTCTGGCTACGCGatcgttaactgtaaatatgtgGTAACATGATCACCCAAAATCACTGCGATTCTACTGACGCCCGTCTGTTGATGTGCATCGAGACCTTTCCGTTGCATTCACAGTAAATGGCAGTGTTTTTTACATGCTATCGCACAAGCCCTAGAAGAGTCTGTTATGGCTGGAGACCTCAACGCTCCTAACATGAGAAAAGATTCTTCCAATGAGGGAGTCAGAGCCAGCAATTTGAGTTTGAATTAGGGTTAAGGTGACCAAACAGAATGATTAGGCAAAATACTCTGTACAGATCATCGGTCTCTATGGTACCCCCGTCATTTATTGCTGGGAGGTTTCTCGTTCAAACTGCTTTTCTGTCTCTTCCAAGGCATCATACGCCTTTTGCGCACCTTCTAGACCTTGCTCAAAAAACAGCTTTTGCGCCTTGATGGAATTCACCGCGTTTCCCCGTAGCCGTGTGACCTGGGCCTGCAACTGTTGCTCGGTTTGCAGAGCAACCTTACCGGCAAACTTTTCGCGTAaaatttgcttttctttgccaCTCAGATCAGTCGGACATGTATTATCCGTAATGACGAAATCTTTGTCGAAGTCAAAGCCAATCTTTTCGGCGGCCACACGCAAACGAGGTAACAGAGACTCAGGTAGCTGGGCAGCGCGCGTGTACACGACGACTCCGCCGTATCCTTCCCAGGCGTCGTTATTGCCGCGATAGTAGACGAACGCAAACGGGGGGACGCCGTCCTTGTTGCCGTCGTATTCGTAGTCAATCACCCACCAGTCGTCTTCGTAATGTAGGTATTCGTTGTCGTGGTTGATCAAGTGACCCGGCTGATTCGGATCTTGCACGAATTCTTGGAGCGCATCCCGGGTGAAGAAGTTCCCGTCTGGCTGCTCCACCCGCCAATTCAGTTTGCCGAAGAACTTGCCCTTTTCGGTTTCGGTAAAAAAGTGCACCTGGCAGGGAAATACATCGAACAATTTGTTTTGTCCGGCTGAGATGTAGAGTCGTCCATCGAAGAACTTGGTGTCAAACTTGGGTACGACGATTTCGGGTGCGGGAACGGGATATGATCCGTCATCGCCCTGCTTCGGCACGCACTTCATATCGGTCAGGACGCATTTATTGAATTCACCTACCACTTCATTTTCGAACAGATTTCCACATTCGATCTGGCACTCAATCTCGTCCGGTCGTCCCGTACAGGTGTTAATGCAAACAACGTTGGCGAGGCACTTGGGGTTGGCAATGCACTTGGCGAGGGGGAGAGGGCATTTCTGGAAGAGACACGAAACGATGGATTTGGAATCCGTGGTGGCGGCAAACGCTGGAGGGACAATTGTGGGAAGGGACGTCCAGGAAGCGACACCAATCGTTAGTGCCAATGCTGTACTCTGCaaagctgtttgccagtTTTGAAATGGATTCAGCTTCGAGAGTAAATCGTTTTCAACCTCTGAATCTGAGTCGTACTTGCGGAGCGACAAAATTGGAGCCCGAGAGAAAGCCGATGTCGTTCTCGACGATGGACGGGAGAGTGACTGGTGTCGGGGCGCAAAGGCTTCACTCACGTTCTCTCTGTTGACCACCGACCAGAGACAAAGCAAGCTGGTAACACCGAGAAACTTCATGGTAACCTTTCCTGGCCTTTCCCGAAAGTGATCTATCAAGAAATGTGTGAAACTGCTTTTTCTAGCTGAAGTCCGTACGAGGGATTTTGGTGTCTCTTTTTCCATGTTGGTCGATAATGCTATTCGTCTCGGTCGCTTCGTCGGATCCAGCGCGGTGGAATGGATCGGCGGACGAGAATCGTACGGAGATGAATGCTGATGATTCTGCGTCCACTGACGTTGTTGATGTCATCGTGGCCGTCCCGGATGAGATCACGTTCATGACTTGAAAATGTTCCAAATTGCCGCTGAATACCGGATAGGACATTCCGCTTATTCCGTATATTGCCTGCCACGCAATTGGGCGTTGACGTATGTGTTCGAAACGGTGAAAAGACATTGACTTGGACCAATAGAGGAACATCCAAGCAGGTGGCAAACTTGCCAATTGGTATTTGCCGCCGCCACCTCTTTTTTCCCATAATGCATCATGCGTGGTGTCCAGCGTCAGGCCGTCGACTACGGTTATCGCCATTCTTCGTCAGTGCGTAGAAAATCCCGgcttgaaaaagagaatacCGAACACGCCAGACTTGATCCAGCAGTATCAACGTTTTTCTGTTCTCGTTGTGGTGCCCCGGTAAGAAAGCAACCGATACCCTCATCACACCCTTCACAATCTCCCAGGTCGATCGTGATTAGAAAAAGATTTGCATCATGAAAAGATCTTGCAGTATAGTCACAATCCTATACGTAGCCACCACGGTGAGGGCTTTTGCTCCCGCCCCACTGGTACAATCAAGGTATGTGTGTTCTGTAGACTTGTCTCGGTACTCTCTGTTATCAAGAATACCAGGTAGTGGGCTTCCACCGGGATAGGGAATGCCCCATTTTGTTATTGTCAATTTGTCTTCGCCGATCGGGTCGGATGGTTTCCTTTGAcggctttttcttttgtacTGATTAGAAAAGTTTGTGGCAGAAATAGCGTTCTTGTCCGGAGGCCATTCGCTAGCTCGCTCCCAATTTGACCTGTATCGCTGTTTTACCTTATCTCGGCAATCCCTGACGGAATGCGAACTTCATTTATGCCAGACCcccgtcacagtcaatcactCACACGTCCACTCCTATTCCTCTTGTGTGCCCTTGCGTGTCTCTATACAGCTGCTTCTTCCAGAGACAACCCACTACAACGGCCCGCTTTGTTTCCGGCACGGCACCACCTTCGAGCAATGTCGCCTCGGAAGAAAAGGTGGACGCCATTTCTGAAGCGCACCGGCTCAAAGTGCTGATTGCTGGCGCCGGAGTTGGTGGTCTTTCCTTGGCCAAGGTTTTGACCAAGATGCCCACCATGGATGTTACCGTACTGGAACAAACGTCCGAATTCAAACGGTTCGGTGGACCCATCCAGCTCGCTAGTAACGCAATGGAAATTCTCAAACACATGGACAAGCCAGTATTCGACAAAGTCATGGAGAAATTTACCTTCACCggtgacaaagaaaacggTATTAAGGATGGTATTCGGACGGAATGGTACGCCAAGTTTGATCTCAAAACGCCGGCAGAAAATCGCAACATGCCGTATACGGGTGTCATAGAGCGACCAGATTTGCAACAGATTTTTTTGGACTCTTTGCCCAAAGGAACCGTTAAGAACGGCGATGGCGTGGCTCGCTATGAAAAATTGCCCGATGGCGGCGTCAAGGCGGTACTCAAGTCCGGGAAGGAAGTCTACGGAGACGTCTTAATCGGGGCGGACGGCATTTGGAGTGCGGTGCGGGCTACTATGCGGGATAGTCCAGCCAAAGGCGACGGTAGTGGTGCCACCTACTCGGGGTACACGGTTTTCGCTGGCGAATTGGCGTACGATTCCTTCGACAATGGTCAAGTTGGGTACAAAGTGTACATAGGACCAGGTACGTGTGCTCCTCCTGAAGCCCTTTAAAAAACATGATGATTTCAGAGCTGATAGCGAAAAATAAAAAATTGCTCACCTTCCTTTTATTTCTCTCAATAGGCCAATACTTTGTGATTACGGACATTGGCAACGGCAACTACCAGTGGTACGCATTTTTGGCACGACCCGCGGACAGTGCCTCCTCTACTGACATGCCCGACGGTCAATCCAAATACTTACAAGAAATTTTCGCGGGCTGGTCAGAGGAAGTTCACCACATCCTCAGGGCTACTCAGGAGCATGAAATTGAACAGCGCGACTTGTACGATCGTCCGCCGTCGGCCATGAAACCATGGACGGATGGACCGGTGGCGTTGTTGGGAGATGGCGTACACGCCATGATGCCCAACTTGGGGCAAGGTGGATGCCAGGCGATCGAAGATGCTTTTGTCATTGGACAAGAGCTCGGTTCAGCAACGAAGCGCAGTCAAATTGTTGACAAGCTTCGTGAGTACCAACAGCGTCGTTTGATTCGCTCGGCGGCCGTCCAAGGTTTATCTCGTTTTGCCTCGGATATCATCATTCGTGGTTTCGATACGCCAGCGAAAATTTACCGTGACGAAAATGGCAAATTTCAGTTCGAAAATTGCAATTATGCTGGAATCGTTACCAAAATTCTTCAACCGATTCTGCCTATCTTTTTTTCGGTTCAATTCGCTTTTTTGTACGATGGTTGGAAGAACGACAAGCAGATCGATTTCAAGGCTTTCCTCGGTTTTTCTGTGCTGGGTGGACTGATCGTTTCTCTGGTCCTATTTGAGCTTGCTGAAGCTGGTCTGGGCATAGGCTTGGGTGCCGAAGCATTGTTGGGGGCGGAAGGTCTGTTGGATTTTGGAGGTATTTCTGCCGCCATTCAAGACTTCTTTCTTGGAGGTGGCGCAGCCGGTTTGTAAACGACTTTGCTCAATACAAAATGCATTATTTTCTCCTTGAGCTAGATGATTTGATTTCTAGCTTACTTTTTTCACATTCAGATGGAGGAAGCTATCAGACTAACAAGCACAACAGCATTAACTTCTAGATGCAAGCCTAGCAAATCCTGATTTAACAACAATACATAGGGGTATCTTCCTCAACCTAGTATATGAGTGGCTTCATAGCTAACCCATATGATAGCCTCGTAGATGTCAGAAGATCCACGACACAGCTCTACAAGTGACGCGGTGAACGATACGCACGCCTTACCGAAACACATACGTGTAGAGGCTTTGGTTATATTTTACGTAGAGTCTGGTCCTAATCCACCTTCACGTTTTGAAAAATGGCGCGGACAAACCGGGAGGCCGCGGCGTGACCGAGTACACCGCACAAGAGCCCGAGGTTGACAGAAATAAGCGCCATGTAACCAAAGTAGTACGATGTTTGTAAGAGTCCGTGCATGGTAGTTTTGAAGACAAAGTAGTAAATGCCATAGAGGAAAACGTACGCCGCCGTCGAGGCCCCCGACCAAAACGCCGTCCACTGCCACAAATAATTTTCCGCGTTCAAGGAAAAGTACACGACAATGATCGAAGTCATGCCGACCACGATGGTCAGAATACTGTACACGCCCAACAAGAATCCGTACACATGGTAAAACTTGTAATTCCACAGAGACGTAAGAACGTAATACAACTCAATAAAGATGGATCCGAACGAAAGCAAGCCGGCCAAGGGCACAAGGCCAGAGGGCTTGCCGTACCACGGAACGTCGTCTGGAATAGGCCGAGGAATCGCATTGATGCGACAGGGAAAGTGATCCAGCGGTCCACTTCCTTTGCCGGCGTGTCTGCCAGCCATGGTGCCCACGATATTCAACGGAACCGAAACAAAGACCCAAATTAGGAACAGTTTGAGGATGACCAAGAAAGGAATTGTGTTGATGGTTCCGTACACTATAGAGATCGCGTTGAGGATAGTCAAAACGGCCACTGAAGCGGTGGGCAGAAGCAAGACGGTGTACACCATGACGGATTGCCAGAGAGTCGTTTTCGGACCCCGGCGTGCCGCAGCGGTTGTCGGGAAGTAGAGTTTGAAGAATTTTCCCGAGACAAAACCGGCAACAATACTGGAAAGACTGTAGCAGGCAATGACGGCGTGCAAGAGCTCGCCACGTTCTTCATGAACTTGTCCATGCATTGGTCCCAAAACGGCAAACAATATGACACCGAGTGTGAGAACCACCAACTGCCAGCCTGTGCCGAGGAGAGCAGCAAACAATGGCAAATACGAGGGTGCACGAAAGACGTCCCCGTGCACTTGTTTCCAACCGGCATCTTCCAATGCCTTGTCTCCCGTCAAGGGTTTtccttcttcgtccacgtcgtGGATACCATCTTCCAGATCGGACACGATGCCGTACCGGGCGTAGTCCTTTTTCAGGGTACGGAGTAGAATGAGGGCGACCAGTCCCATCAAGAAGAGGACCATCATGAATGAGTTGAAGACGGAGAACCAGTGAATCGGGTGTTTAAAAAATTCGTGATCGAGATAACGATCGAAGCGCGAATGAAACTCGTCCGTGGTAGTCTCCCATTGTACGTGTAGACTGAAAGTAAGCTTGGCCCCGGCTTCGACCTTGACGAGCGATTTGGGATCGGAGGTAAGATCAACCTGGACGATTTGATCTTGATTGTATCGAATAACGAGATTGCGCGTCGTGTAGACGTAGGGCTGCAAGTCACCGAGGTTTTCGACATCCTCCACGTGCTCCAACCGATCTCTGTCGTCCTTTTCCGGAACCTTGAGCCCGGCTTTGTCACTGTTGGTGGGCAGTAGTTCTCCCACCATTCCCCAGATTGGCAAGTCATCGAGGTACATTTGGTAGAACCATCGGTGCTGAACAGCGAACCCAAACTTGGCGGCTTGCTCGGCGGTGAGTGGCTTTTGTGTGCAAGCCTCGGTAACGGCTTTGGGATCAAAGACAATGTCGTGTCCGGAATGACGCAAGGCGTGTCCACCGAGGTACTCTCCAATGGACTGCGTACGTTGGCTATTGAAGGCTGTCGCATCCGAGGCGACTTCTGGATGATGCTTGGTGTCGGGAGCACAATACGGCAAGGTGTAGTACTCGTAAGCTTCTTGCGGGTTTGCGTACGGCCCAACCTGTGGCGAACGTGGAACACAGAACAGATCAAGGTGAGACCGGGGAATCTTCGCAACCCGCAGAAACGATCGAGCAACAACGTTCTCTCCACGATCGACCGCCACGTAAATAAGCGCGTTGTCGTTTATCTACACACCTTGTTGACCCATAGTTCGACGTGTTCACCAGCGGTATAGCGGTGATCCGTCGTCGACGCGTACGCGAACGACCCTATTCCGGCGAATGCCAGGAGCAGACGAGATCCTACCCAAGACTTCATGGGATTTACTCCGAGTACGAAGGAAACAGAGTCAGTCTGTAACGGAACGAAAGAGAAACCAACAAGGGACTGTAAGGGTGAGGTACTTGCGGTGTTTTCTCGTTTGCCAAAGACTCACTGTGTGCAGCCACTAGAGGGACACAGGCATTCCTCGAATCCCATTGCTCTGCTACGGTGGGTGGGTAGTTTGCCGTTGCTACTACATACACACTcttgtcgtcgccaataATCACGAGCGACATCTAGAGAGAGACGTGACAACGCGGCGTACCGACCGACAGAAGAGAAAACCGTTGTGACCCGAGAGTGACTCTGCCCCAAAATAGTAAGGAACCATTTCCATTGGTGGAACGATTTGAACGATTTAGGAATCGAGTACCGTAAGGATATTCAATCTACCCTACCCTATGAAGCTATCCAAACACGCCGGCTGCCGGAGAGGCGCGTGTAGATTATCAGTTCTCAAACCCCAAACCCTGTATCTTCCCACCATTGACCATGGTGACCATATCCGGTAGGAGGGCCCACCAGCAAGCCCCGTTGGGTCTCATTCATGATTCAAGATTCATTGCCATACCCGTAGCGCACCCACGTTATCACCATCGCCTGCGTAACGATCGGTCACCCTCCCGACGTAATACGTTTACGACAGAGACGACGACTCATCGGTTTGACATCACGTCATGTCGGAAGGGTCCGAAGGCAGTAGCGATGCTGTCGTCGGCGAAGGCGACATCGTCTACCCTGACGTTCACCAGGACCCCCGCCGTATTCCTCAGGTACTAACCAAAGCCGCCGTGCCTACACTCGTCGCTGGTTTGGATGCAGGAGATGTTTTGGAATGCTACCTGATCACTCGTACATCTTACTTACACGGGATTGCCGAAAATCGCATACCGGTGCACAAGCAAGTCATTGGTTTGCGCTACCGCCCGCCCTCCTCGGCTTCCAATACAGCACCTGCAGCCGGTGCCAACAGGGGGTCCGCATTTGCGAACGGCATAACGGGTAAACCACCACTCTCGCTTACACTGGAGTACGGACCCACCCGTACAGGACGGACTCCCGATTTGCCGCACGATGTGCTGCCCCGGATTGTTCCAGAAGACAACGAAGTCGATATGGTGACCTGGGAGAACGAAGCACAAGTCTATTACACAACCAGTATCTCACCCGACACCCACGAGGATGCCAACTACGTCACTTCTTTGACGGGAGCGGTCTTGTCACACTTGTTGCTGGAAGCCTGCGCGTATCCGCTCATACCCTCTAGACGTCGATACCAACCCTTCGCGGTGGTGGACGTGCGCACGAACGCTACCTTACTGCGATCCAGCAGCGACCGCGACTTCATCCAAGCCATGATGCAAGTCTTGGCCAACGTTGGGGTCGTTCTCCAACCCATCATTCCACCACATCCGGGACTCGTACAGCTCACGGCGATTGGCAAAGTGGAACGTATCCCGACCGCAACGTCGCGAACCGTCGTGGCGCAGTTTTACCAAACGCTCTACAAGTGCGTCGAAGCCATCGCAGCCGCCAACGTGACGGCCGCTTTGCCAATTCCTTCCGCACCCACGGCTGCGCCTTCAAAGACTCCGTCAATGGCTCCGTCGATGCTGGACGTGGCGTTGCCCGTCGAACCCGAGGTAGCGACCGATCCTCCGATTGTACCCGGTGACGACGTGCCGGACAATGGGAATAACGATTCCGGAAATAACTTCGACAACTTGCCTTCGTTGTTATCAAAACCACCCCGTCGCCTTGACCAGCAATCGATTCTGATCAACTTGTCCGGGCCACCTCCCAGTGAACCTCTGGCATCAATGGCTCCTGTACCCTCCATTCCCGCGTCCATTGGGGCTGTGGGAGAAAGTCCGGCTCCAACGTCTGTCTTACAGCCACCAATTATATTGCCAAGTGTATCCCTTACAAAGATACCCTCAATGACGCCATCCTCCCCGCTTTCGACGGCCCCGTCTTCAGCCACACTTTCTACCTTACCTCCGAGTTTTCCGCCAACAACAGTACGCCCTCCAGTCTCAGAGTCCGACCTAGCGGCCCAAGCCGCGCAACAAGCCCAACAGGCGGCAAATGATGCGGCTAGCTCGGGCAATTCCCAGGCTGCAAAAGCAGCTTCACAGGCGGCATCGGCTGCGCAAAAGGCTGCGGACCTGACTGCTGTACAAGCGGCGTTTATGAGTCGAGACGCGTTGTTTTCGGGAGATGGTACTAGCGTCACATCGGCTCTCTCCAAATGCCTCTCGGAACCACGTTTTGGGCTCGTTAACGAGCGTATTGAACAAGTAACCAACGATGTCGACGGGGAGAGTATTGTCACCAACCtgaccaccaccaccgcatATTTGTACTGGGACGGACACTTCTACTACCGCGTTAACTTGACGGCACCTTTTCTTCAAGTAGTTCCTCGTTTGTTGGACCTTCCCCCACCCGCATCAGCATCGTCCGGTGCTGCCTTGGGCGCGGACGATTTTGTCGATTGGAGTTTGGCCCTTGTGATTTTTGCGTGTTTTCTAGTCGGCTGTCTCCTCATTTTCCAAGCCGTCATGGGTCGCAATTTGCGCATCATTCGGCCGCTCTATAAGTGCCAACGCTGGTTCTTCGATCCGTTGCAGCACAACTATGCGGATCTGGACGAAACATCCGAGGCAGACGGGGTTTTTCGTCAGCAGCACGGCTGGGGTCGTGAATACTCTTTCGGAGAAGACGTCATCCCTCTGTCGATGGGCGGCCGACGAGCTACCGGCAGTACTCCCCCTCACACCAACTATAGCGAACacgacgaagatgatttATTTTGGTCCggcaaagcaaaaaaaaGTTCGAACGGCGGCCATATATCTGGCGAAAAGTCTGAGATGGAACTCACTAATCTGTCGGAAGGTCGGAAGCGACTTTCGACCAATGGTAGCTTCCGTGAGGATGAAGAATCCCCACTTACGAGCCATCGCTTGTTTCGCGATCCTGATTTGGTTGAAATGCCTACGTTACATAGTACCAGCAAAGTGGCCATTCCGGTCAGCCTTTCGCCAGACAAAGTTTCATCAACCAAAAAATAAGTGGCCTGACCCTATCGCATTGTACATGGTTAAATAATACGCAACATAAATGGCGCTTTAGGTGGAGGTCCAAAGATACGATGAAGTAAACAAGATCTATACTTTGTAGATACATGCCATTATTATGCGGGGCTGCAGTGGTCCACCACTTAGTGCCCCTTTTCGTCGAACTTGTTTCCGATTCCGGAGAAACTTCCATCATCGCGCTGTTCGTCAAATGATTCCAACCAAATCCCCGGACAGATAGATTCCGCAAATTGGCGCATAGGTTTGCAGTTGTCCTCGTCACCCGACTGCTTGACACAGAGAAGCCATTCATTGTATCGGTTCCAGCAGTGCAAGGCCTGGTTGCTACTAGGAAAGCGCTCATCACGGGGAGTTGTGCGTACATTTTGATCATATTCAACCGCGCCGCTTCCTCCTTGTTGAGCTCTGGTGGCTCCTGGGTGAAAATTTTACTGATCTTGGGGGCGGACATAATcaaactaactgtaagcgcATAAGCAGAGCAAATCAACAAAGGTTAGCACGGAATAAGGAATCTTGACCGTGCACCGCCGAACTACGGATATCCAGAGATGGGCCTGTGATGAGAGATTGTCCAATTCATCCACTTCAACAACATCGTTTTTTCCGTTCTACCAGCATTTTCCGTACATATCGAAGAAGACAGCAATGATGAAC
This genomic interval carries:
- the ZEP3 gene encoding zeaxanthin epoxidase (expressed gene with similarity to zeaxanthin epoxidase, putatively involved in xanthophyll cycling; chloroplast precursor), which encodes MKRSCSIVTILYVATTVRAFAPAPLVQSSCFFQRQPTTTARFVSGTAPPSSNVASEEKVDAISEAHRLKVLIAGAGVGGLSLAKVLTKMPTMDVTVLEQTSEFKRFGGPIQLASNAMEILKHMDKPVFDKVMEKFTFTGDKENGIKDGIRTEWYAKFDLKTPAENRNMPYTGVIERPDLQQIFLDSLPKGTVKNGDGVARYEKLPDGGVKAVLKSGKEVYGDVLIGADGIWSAVRATMRDSPAKGDGSGATYSGYTVFAGELAYDSFDNGQVGYKVYIGPGQYFVITDIGNGNYQWYAFLARPADSASSTDMPDGQSKYLQEIFAGWSEEVHHILRATQEHEIEQRDLYDRPPSAMKPWTDGPVALLGDGVHAMMPNLGQGGCQAIEDAFVIGQELGSATKRSQIVDKLREYQQRRLIRSAAVQGLSRFASDIIIRGFDTPAKIYRDENGKFQFENCNYAGIVTKILQPILPIFFSVQFAFLYDGWKNDKQIDFKAFLGFSVLGGLIVSLVLFELAEAGLGIGLGAEALLGAEGLLDFGGISAAIQDFFLGGGAAGL
- a CDS encoding predicted protein, whose protein sequence is MKLAVFAVLISTVASFVAPNGVQRAATTELNAERREFLSAAAVAAGLAFPLTANAIRDYENVGYLGGSEIVDVNNANVRVYLKMPGLYPTLAGKIASNGPYNAVGDLYNIPGLSGKEKELLKKYESRFTAQKPQADYVIDRFNNGLYR
- the VDE gene encoding violaxanthin deepoxidase (expressed gene with similarity to violaxanthin deepoxidase, involved in xanthophyll cycling; chloroplast precursor) encodes the protein MKFLGVTSLLCLWSVVNRENVSEAFAPRHQSLSRPSSRTTSAFSRAPILSLRKYDSDSEVENDLLSKLNPFQNWQTALQSTALALTIGVASWTSLPTIVPPAFAATTDSKSIVSCLFQKCPLPLAKCIANPKCLANVVCINTCTGRPDEIECQIECGNLFENEVVGEFNKCVLTDMKCVPKQGDDGSYPVPAPEIVVPKFDTKFFDGRLYISAGQNKLFDVFPCQVHFFTETEKGKFFGKLNWRVEQPDGNFFTRDALQEFVQDPNQPGHLINHDNEYLHYEDDWWVIDYEYDGNKDGVPPFAFVYYRGNNDAWEGYGGVVVYTRAAQLPESLLPRLRVAAEKIGFDFDKDFVITDNTCPTDLSGKEKQILREKFAGKVALQTEQQLQAQVTRLRGNAVNSIKAQKLFFEQGLEGAQKAYDALEETEKQFERETSQQ
- a CDS encoding predicted protein; the encoded protein is MKSWVGSRLLLAFAGIGSFAYASTTDHRYTAGEHVELWVNKVGPYANPQEAYEYYTLPYCAPDTKHHPESIGEYLGGHALRHSGHDIVFDPKAVTEACTQKPLTAEQAAKFGFAVQHRWFYQMYLDDLPIWGMVGELLPTNSDKAGLKPYVYTTRNLVIRYNQDQIVQVDLTSDPKSLVKVEAGAKLTFSLHVQWETTTDEFHSRFDRYLDHEFFKHPIHWFSVFNSFMMVLFLMGLVALILLRTLKKDYARYGIVSDLEDGIHDVDEEGKPLTGDKALEDAGWKQVHGDVFRAPSYLPLFAALLGTGWQLVVLTLGVILFAVLGPMHGQVHEERGELLHAVIACYSLSSIVAGFVSGKFFKLYFPTTAAARRGPKTTLWQSVMVYTVLLLPTASVAVLTILNAISIVYGTINTIPFLVILKLFLIWVFVSVPLNIVGTMAGRHAGKGSGPLDHFPCRINAIPRPIPDDVPWYGKPSGLVPLAGLLSFGSIFIELYYVLTSLWNYKFYHVYGFLLGVYSILTIVVGMTSIIVVYFSLNAENYLWQWTAFWSGASTAAYVFLYGIYYFVFKTTMHGLLQTSYYFGYMALISVNLGLLCGVLGHAAASRFVRAIFQNVKVD
- a CDS encoding predicted protein yields the protein MSEGSEGSSDAVVGEGDIVYPDVHQDPRRIPQVLTKAAVPTLVAGLDAGDVLECYLITRTSYLHGIAENRIPVHKQVIGLRYRPPSSASNTAPAAGANRGSAFANGITGKPPLSLTLEYGPTRTGRTPDLPHDVLPRIVPEDNEVDMVTWENEAQVYYTTSISPDTHEDANYVTSLTGAVLSHLLLEACAYPLIPSRRRYQPFAVVDVRTNATLLRSSSDRDFIQAMMQVLANVGVVLQPIIPPHPGLVQLTAIGKVERIPTATSRTVVAQFYQTLYKCVEAIAAANVTAALPIPSAPTAAPSKTPSMAPSMLDVALPVEPEVATDPPIVPGDDVPDNGNNDSGNNFDNLPSLLSKPPRRLDQQSILINLSGPPPSEPLASMAPVPSIPASIGAVGESPAPTSVLQPPIILPSVSLTKIPSMTPSSPLSTAPSSATLSTLPPSFPPTTVRPPVSESDLAAQAAQQAQQAANDAASSGNSQAAKAASQAASAAQKAADLTAVQAAFMSRDALFSGDGTSVTSALSKCLSEPRFGLVNERIEQVTNDVDGESIVTNLTTTTAYLYWDGHFYYRVNLTAPFLQVVPRLLDLPPPASASSGAALGADDFVDWSLALVIFACFLVGCLLIFQAVMGRNLRIIRPLYKCQRWFFDPLQHNYADLDETSEADGVFRQQHGWGREYSFGEDVIPLSMGGRRATGSTPPHTNYSEHDEDDLFWSGKAKKSSNGGHISGEKSEMELTNLSEGRKRLSTNGSFREDEESPLTSHRLFRDPDLVEMPTLHSTSKVAIPVSLSPDKVSSTKK